In a genomic window of Flavobacterium sp. KACC 22761:
- a CDS encoding CBS domain-containing protein, whose protein sequence is MKKREPISHIMTKTVVTANEKDDLKTVIEKLKKNTIRHIPIVKGKEVVGIISRTDINRLTFGALFEGQEGADEAILNMLNISQIMTSKPKTVSSDMLIKDLAEIFAKEDFHALPVVDHDELKGIVTTTDVIKYLLEQYD, encoded by the coding sequence AAGAGAGAACCTATTAGTCACATTATGACAAAAACTGTGGTGACTGCAAATGAAAAAGATGATTTAAAAACCGTAATTGAAAAATTAAAGAAAAATACGATTCGTCACATTCCAATTGTTAAAGGAAAAGAAGTTGTGGGCATTATCAGCCGCACCGACATCAACCGATTAACTTTTGGCGCTTTATTTGAAGGACAAGAAGGTGCAGACGAAGCTATTCTTAATATGCTGAATATTTCTCAGATTATGACATCAAAACCAAAAACAGTTTCATCTGACATGCTTATTAAAGATTTAGCTGAAATTTTTGCTAAAGAAGATTTTCATGCATTACCCGTTGTTGATCATGACGAGCTTAAAGGAATTGTAACCACGACAGATGTAATTAAATATTTATTGGAACAATATGATTAA
- a CDS encoding murein hydrolase activator EnvC family protein, with product MHKFLLSLIFICATTFTWAQDSQQEKLEQRKAQIQQEIRDNERMLQSVKKQEKSAVNVYMIQANKIKLKEKLINTTAKQERILSNDMYINQVQVNKLKKELTVLKADYAKMILKSYKSRSEQSRAMFILSSESFLQAYKRAQYLKQYTNYRKNQGLEIQSKTAQLVDFNAKLDGQRQVKKKIIAENQKEKQSLEVEKKEQQKLVNSLKKDKNKIIADTRNKQAEAKRIDRQIDRLIREAIAEANRKAALERAKENPGSTSSAAPVSSSKIALTPEGKILAADFKANRGKLPWPVEKGFVSLGYGDQPHPLHPSITVHNSGVEITTEQGATARAVFEGEVSSVIVLSPINRAVMIQHGDYFTVYQNLSSVSVAKGDKVSTKQSIGKVRTSGDTGKTTIKFLILQNTTNMNPEGWLQNR from the coding sequence ATGCATAAATTTCTCCTAAGCCTAATTTTTATTTGTGCCACTACCTTTACGTGGGCACAGGATTCACAGCAAGAAAAACTTGAACAGCGTAAAGCGCAAATTCAGCAGGAAATTAGAGATAATGAAAGAATGCTTCAATCTGTAAAGAAACAGGAAAAATCGGCTGTAAATGTTTATATGATTCAGGCGAATAAAATTAAGCTGAAAGAGAAACTTATTAATACAACTGCAAAGCAGGAACGAATTTTGAGCAATGACATGTACATTAATCAAGTTCAGGTTAATAAGCTGAAAAAAGAATTGACTGTCTTGAAAGCTGATTATGCAAAGATGATTTTAAAATCATACAAAAGTCGTTCTGAGCAAAGCCGAGCCATGTTTATTTTATCATCTGAAAGCTTTTTGCAGGCTTATAAAAGAGCACAATATTTAAAGCAATATACGAATTACAGAAAAAATCAAGGTTTAGAAATTCAATCAAAAACAGCTCAATTAGTTGATTTTAATGCAAAATTAGATGGACAACGACAAGTTAAAAAGAAAATTATTGCTGAAAATCAAAAAGAAAAACAAAGCTTAGAAGTAGAAAAGAAAGAACAGCAAAAATTAGTTAATTCGCTTAAAAAAGACAAAAACAAAATCATTGCTGATACTAGAAACAAACAAGCAGAAGCAAAACGAATCGACAGACAAATAGATCGTTTGATTCGTGAGGCAATTGCTGAAGCAAATAGAAAAGCAGCTCTTGAAAGAGCAAAAGAAAACCCTGGATCGACATCTTCAGCGGCGCCAGTTTCATCATCTAAAATTGCTTTAACACCAGAAGGAAAAATTTTAGCTGCAGACTTTAAAGCAAATAGAGGGAAATTGCCTTGGCCAGTTGAAAAAGGATTTGTTTCATTAGGTTATGGAGATCAGCCACACCCGTTGCATCCCTCAATTACAGTTCATAACTCGGGAGTTGAGATTACGACAGAACAAGGCGCAACAGCCCGAGCCGTATTTGAAGGGGAAGTTTCGAGCGTAATTGTTTTATCGCCAATCAACAGAGCAGTTATGATTCAGCATGGAGATTATTTTACAGTTTATCAAAATTTAAGTTCAGTATCAGTTGCAAAAGGAGATAAAGTAAGTACCAAGCAAAGCATCGGAAAAGTTAGAACCAGCGGTGATACAGGAAAAACAACCATTAAGTTTTTGATTCTTCAAAATACAACCAACATGAATCCGGAAGGATGGTTGCAAAACAGATAA
- a CDS encoding DUF4292 domain-containing protein, translating into MKKYIAIVLLSVFVISCKSKAVAVQNNNVQTEEAPKEDKKAIEKHYNNKLDFSTLSIKASARYEDEKQSQNVTADIKIEKDKQILISVRFLGITMAKALITPTTVSYYEKVKGSYYEGDFTSLSKWLGTELDYSKVQNLLVGEALDDLRKGKYTQTIVENLFRLEDEKEDKVKKIFYLDSEKYLIQKEEISQSAENVNLEIVYSDNKTFSQGTLPTNIEINAVQPKGKTNISLNYNNISFNEELSFPYSVPSGYKKVIIK; encoded by the coding sequence ATGAAAAAATATATAGCAATTGTATTGCTGTCGGTTTTTGTGATTTCATGTAAATCAAAAGCCGTAGCAGTGCAAAACAATAATGTTCAAACAGAAGAAGCGCCGAAAGAAGATAAAAAAGCAATTGAAAAACATTATAACAATAAGTTAGATTTTTCGACTTTGAGCATAAAAGCCAGCGCAAGATATGAAGATGAAAAGCAAAGCCAAAATGTTACTGCTGACATCAAAATCGAAAAAGACAAACAGATTTTAATAAGCGTTCGTTTTCTTGGAATCACAATGGCAAAAGCTCTGATCACACCAACTACTGTTAGTTATTATGAGAAAGTGAAAGGTTCCTATTATGAAGGTGATTTTACGAGTTTGAGCAAATGGCTGGGTACAGAATTGGATTACAGCAAAGTTCAAAATTTATTGGTTGGAGAAGCGCTTGACGATTTAAGAAAAGGAAAATATACACAAACAATTGTAGAAAATCTATTTCGCTTAGAAGATGAAAAAGAGGATAAAGTAAAAAAGATATTTTACTTAGATTCAGAAAAATATTTGATTCAGAAAGAAGAAATTTCACAATCGGCTGAAAATGTAAATTTGGAAATTGTTTATTCAGATAATAAAACATTTAGTCAAGGAACGCTTCCAACGAATATTGAAATTAATGCAGTTCAGCCAAAAGGCAAAACAAACATTAGTTTAAATTATAATAATATTTCATTTAATGAAGAACTTTCTTTCCCATATAGTGTTCCGAGTGGGTATAAAAAAGTTATAATTAAGTAA